A single window of Sphingobacterium sp. ML3W DNA harbors:
- a CDS encoding TonB-dependent receptor plug domain-containing protein → MNKKFTLLTLSLIGYSYAFSQISERQASTLKDTTNLGEVIINQNRLQIPFSKQTRNIQIITQEDIKRLPARSVNELLSYINGVDVRQRGPFGSQADVTIDGGSFEQTLILLNGAKISDPQTAHHSLNLPIPTDAIERIEIIKGPASRIYGINSLTGAINIVTKKAVNNLVSAQIYGGSSFQNSEDTHTGKYYGKGFQLGITNKVGKLEQQLYLGHEDSNGQRYNTASRNNKIYYQGSYAPNDQNNISTSVGFIDNQFGANGYYASPGDKESYELVKTAFATVQSKHKITNALTISPRISNRYNEDDYQYFRHDLNNARSLHYNNAFMAELNATYEKNFGSFGIGMESRFENINSSNIGRHNRENYGGYLEFKTESIPNLFVNLGTYLNYNSDYSWQMFPGIDLGYDINNHWKLIFNAGSSQRIPSFTDLYINQRPANIGNPQLQAERARQVEGAIKYTSNHIIAQAGYFYRTITDFIDWTRSQSTEPWQPQNMDNNEVQGFNVNFRVNLNALDSNTKYYATMGYSYLHPKINDNTAENNVSKYAIESLRNQINLNFTISHMAWSLTTANRFNERLSYKSYFISDLRFAHQLDKLNLYADAQNLFNVKYIEAGAVPMPGTWYTLGAKYTIGY, encoded by the coding sequence ATGAATAAAAAATTTACACTATTAACATTATCATTAATCGGGTATTCTTATGCTTTCAGTCAAATTTCAGAGAGGCAAGCATCCACATTAAAAGATACCACCAATTTAGGTGAAGTTATTATTAATCAAAATCGTTTGCAGATTCCTTTTTCTAAACAAACTAGAAATATTCAGATTATAACACAGGAAGATATCAAGAGACTACCAGCACGTTCCGTTAATGAGCTGCTAAGTTACATCAACGGTGTAGATGTGCGCCAGAGAGGCCCATTTGGCTCACAAGCAGATGTAACTATTGACGGGGGATCCTTTGAACAAACACTTATATTATTGAATGGAGCTAAAATATCAGATCCACAGACAGCCCATCATTCACTTAACCTACCAATTCCTACAGATGCAATAGAAAGGATAGAAATTATCAAGGGGCCAGCTTCACGTATTTATGGAATTAATAGTTTAACAGGAGCTATTAATATTGTCACAAAAAAAGCGGTAAATAATCTTGTAAGTGCCCAAATATATGGCGGTAGCTCTTTTCAAAATAGCGAAGACACACATACTGGAAAGTACTATGGAAAGGGATTTCAACTTGGCATCACAAATAAAGTAGGAAAACTTGAACAACAGCTCTATTTAGGGCATGAGGATTCCAATGGTCAACGCTACAATACCGCTTCGAGAAACAACAAAATATACTATCAGGGAAGCTATGCTCCAAACGATCAAAATAACATATCAACATCTGTTGGATTTATTGATAATCAATTTGGTGCCAATGGTTACTATGCTAGTCCAGGAGATAAGGAATCCTATGAATTGGTTAAAACAGCATTCGCAACGGTACAGTCCAAACATAAAATAACTAATGCCTTAACCATTTCGCCAAGAATTTCTAATCGGTACAATGAAGACGACTATCAATATTTTAGGCATGACTTAAACAATGCCAGAAGCCTTCATTATAATAACGCATTTATGGCCGAATTAAATGCCACTTATGAGAAAAACTTTGGTTCATTTGGTATTGGGATGGAAAGTCGTTTCGAAAATATTAACAGTTCAAACATAGGTAGACATAATCGAGAGAATTATGGTGGTTATTTAGAGTTCAAAACGGAATCAATTCCCAACTTATTTGTAAATTTAGGAACCTACTTAAATTATAACAGTGACTACAGCTGGCAAATGTTTCCTGGTATAGATTTGGGTTATGATATCAATAATCACTGGAAATTAATTTTTAACGCTGGTTCCAGTCAAAGAATCCCATCGTTTACGGACTTATATATAAATCAAAGACCAGCTAATATTGGGAATCCGCAATTACAAGCTGAGCGTGCCAGACAAGTTGAAGGTGCTATAAAGTATACCAGTAACCATATCATTGCGCAAGCGGGTTATTTCTACCGAACAATAACTGACTTTATCGATTGGACGCGCTCCCAGAGCACGGAACCCTGGCAGCCACAAAATATGGATAACAATGAGGTGCAAGGATTTAATGTGAATTTCCGCGTGAATCTGAATGCACTGGACTCGAACACGAAATATTATGCGACAATGGGTTATAGCTACTTACATCCCAAAATAAATGATAATACCGCTGAAAACAATGTGTCAAAATATGCTATTGAAAGTCTTAGAAATCAAATAAACCTAAACTTTACAATTAGCCACATGGCTTGGAGTCTAACGACTGCCAATCGCTTTAATGAACGTTTATCCTATAAATCTTATTTTATTTCAGATCTGCGTTTTGCACATCAACTCGACAAATTGAACCTCTATGCCGACGCGCAAAATCTATTTAATGTGAAGTATATCGAGGCAGGAGCTGTACCAATGCCTGGTACTTGGTATACATTGGGAGCTAAGTATACTATTGGTTATTAA
- a CDS encoding methylglyoxal synthase: MKKTIALIAHDGKKTEMVAFVKDHIEFLGKAHLVATGTTGSYVKQTGLDVELKLSGPMGGDAQIAAMAAEGKVDGIIFFRDPLGKHAHEPDIQMLMRVCDLYNVPLATNPATGSLIIEGLLEDE, from the coding sequence ATGAAAAAAACAATCGCTTTAATTGCTCACGACGGAAAAAAAACCGAAATGGTTGCTTTTGTAAAGGATCATATCGAATTTTTAGGGAAAGCACATTTAGTTGCAACAGGTACAACAGGTTCGTATGTAAAACAAACAGGGCTTGATGTAGAATTAAAATTAAGCGGCCCGATGGGTGGCGATGCACAGATTGCAGCAATGGCCGCAGAAGGAAAGGTCGATGGTATTATATTTTTTAGAGACCCTTTAGGAAAACATGCCCATGAACCCGATATTCAAATGTTAATGCGTGTCTGCGACTTATATAATGTACCCCTAGCTACCAATCCGGCTACAGGGAGCCTAATTATCGAGGGTTTATTAGAAGATGAATAA
- the aroB gene encoding 3-dehydroquinate synthase: MQYIESLGYQVVFDDSLQSLKTFIQKRNYSKIFVLVDRNTNDHCMPILQPILAELGNYDVIEVDPGEENKNIDFCIGVWKTMLDFGADRHSLLINLGGGVVTDMGGFAASTFKRGIDFIQIPTTLLSQVDASVGGKTGIDLDNYKNIIGTFTQPQAVYISSVFLKTLERRQLVSGFAEVIKHGLIFDVAYYNKVKNLDVTAITTEHVRQSVGVKNSVITQDPTEKGLRKILNFGHTIGHAIEGYSLVHDENSLLHGEAIAVGMICEGYLSHKLNGLSIEELDDLIATFRKNFTDYKFDDSIDHELLSLMNNDKKNHSNQIGFALLNKIGSCDYDIFVTEDLIIESLDFYRNLIA, encoded by the coding sequence ATGCAATATATCGAAAGTTTAGGCTATCAAGTAGTCTTTGATGACTCACTGCAGTCTCTAAAAACCTTTATACAAAAACGTAATTATTCTAAGATTTTTGTCTTAGTTGACCGAAATACGAATGACCACTGTATGCCCATTTTACAGCCTATTTTGGCCGAGCTCGGAAACTATGATGTAATTGAAGTCGATCCTGGGGAAGAGAATAAAAATATTGATTTCTGTATTGGAGTATGGAAAACGATGCTTGACTTTGGTGCAGATAGACATAGTCTCTTAATTAATTTAGGTGGCGGTGTTGTAACCGATATGGGCGGATTTGCCGCTTCAACTTTTAAGAGAGGTATTGATTTTATTCAGATTCCAACGACATTGTTATCTCAAGTAGATGCATCTGTAGGCGGTAAGACAGGAATCGATTTAGATAATTATAAAAATATCATCGGTACATTTACGCAGCCACAAGCCGTGTATATATCTAGTGTGTTTTTGAAAACATTGGAAAGAAGACAGTTAGTTTCGGGGTTTGCAGAGGTCATTAAACACGGCTTGATTTTCGATGTAGCTTATTATAATAAGGTGAAAAACCTAGATGTTACAGCTATTACTACTGAACATGTTAGACAGTCTGTGGGTGTTAAGAATAGTGTTATAACACAGGATCCGACTGAAAAGGGATTACGCAAAATATTGAATTTTGGACATACGATTGGGCATGCAATAGAAGGATATTCACTGGTGCATGATGAAAATTCTTTATTACATGGTGAAGCCATTGCTGTTGGTATGATCTGTGAAGGCTATCTCTCTCATAAATTGAATGGACTTTCGATTGAAGAGTTGGATGATCTAATAGCAACGTTTAGAAAGAACTTTACGGATTATAAATTTGATGATTCTATTGACCATGAGCTTCTTAGTTTGATGAATAATGATAAGAAAAATCATTCTAATCAGATCGGTTTCGCTTTGTTAAATAAAATTGGTTCTTGTGATTATGATATTTTTGTTACTGAGGATTTAATTATTGAAAGTTTAGATTTTTACCGTAATTTAATTGCCTAA
- a CDS encoding HAD family hydrolase: MSPESLEKFNKLNEIAEPYDALLFDVDGTLANNISAHKAAYVATAAEYNIILDDALIDETAGWPTVAVAKEICIRYHTAFDVQEFSTRKSAIFIERYIQETQPIDYVVEHLKFQIGKKRIAAVSGGSRSTLTITLTVLGVLDKLETLVCAGDTPLGKPSPQPFILAAERLQIEPAKCLVYEDGIPGVQGAIAAGMGAVRIDQI; this comes from the coding sequence ATGTCACCTGAATCATTAGAGAAATTTAATAAACTCAACGAAATAGCTGAACCATACGACGCCTTATTATTTGATGTTGATGGAACTTTAGCCAATAACATAAGTGCTCATAAAGCGGCATACGTAGCCACAGCTGCCGAATACAATATCATCTTAGATGATGCCCTGATTGACGAAACTGCAGGTTGGCCCACCGTTGCTGTAGCGAAAGAAATATGTATTCGTTACCATACTGCGTTCGATGTGCAAGAGTTTTCAACAAGAAAATCTGCCATCTTTATAGAACGATACATTCAAGAAACTCAACCCATCGATTATGTTGTTGAGCATCTGAAATTTCAAATTGGAAAAAAACGCATTGCCGCTGTCTCGGGTGGATCTCGATCGACATTGACGATTACATTGACGGTGCTTGGTGTATTGGATAAATTAGAAACTTTGGTATGTGCAGGAGATACACCTCTTGGAAAACCTTCTCCTCAACCTTTTATCTTAGCCGCAGAAAGATTACAGATTGAACCTGCCAAATGCTTAGTCTATGAAGACGGTATACCTGGAGTACAGGGAGCTATAGCTGCAGGTATGGGTGCTGTACGTATTGACCAAATTTAA
- a CDS encoding RNA-binding S4 domain-containing protein has translation MQTFKIEGEYIQLIQLLKALNWVEHGAMAQLVVTEGMVTINGQVDYRKRLKIRPNDVVEFEGQQVKLV, from the coding sequence ATGCAAACATTCAAAATCGAGGGAGAATACATTCAATTAATTCAATTACTTAAAGCTTTAAATTGGGTAGAGCATGGTGCTATGGCTCAGTTAGTTGTTACTGAAGGTATGGTGACTATTAACGGTCAGGTGGATTATCGTAAAAGACTAAAAATTAGACCCAATGATGTGGTCGAGTTTGAGGGGCAACAAGTAAAATTGGTATAA
- a CDS encoding patatin-like phospholipase family protein, which yields MKNILSIDGGGIRGIIPALVLVVLEEILQKKSNNPDARIAEYFDFIAGTSTGGILACILLYPSEENPTKPKFSAKEALGLYVSHGSDIFKTTKWRRFLSEFGLVSELYSATALENVLQEYFGDTKLSQLIKPCIITAYNIELRQNHFFRQQKAITHGTARDFYLKDVCRATSAAPTYFSVAEIYSISGTRFPLVDGGMVAQNPSICALIEVMKAFEDTEINDLFMVSLGTGLAKKAYNYDHFKKKLAIQIGPSLVDIMTSASSESTEFFMEQLFKFNRKSKNYIRLEPTNLSSVESSMDAASQNNIQKLISLADRLMSDNEDELNRIVDHLIKDNYTKNKKNPWSKLMDRL from the coding sequence ATGAAAAATATACTCTCCATAGATGGCGGTGGAATAAGAGGCATAATACCAGCGTTAGTATTAGTGGTTTTAGAAGAAATACTGCAAAAAAAAAGTAATAATCCTGATGCAAGAATTGCTGAATATTTTGATTTTATAGCAGGTACAAGTACAGGTGGTATTTTGGCCTGTATTCTTTTATATCCCAGTGAGGAAAATCCTACAAAACCTAAATTCTCGGCAAAAGAGGCCTTGGGTCTGTATGTCTCCCATGGTTCTGATATTTTTAAAACCACCAAGTGGAGACGCTTTTTAAGTGAGTTTGGGCTCGTTAGCGAACTCTACTCCGCTACTGCTTTGGAAAATGTCTTACAAGAGTATTTTGGCGACACTAAACTAAGTCAATTGATCAAACCATGTATCATTACGGCATATAACATTGAACTTCGACAGAATCATTTTTTCAGACAACAAAAGGCAATAACACATGGCACAGCACGCGACTTTTATTTAAAAGACGTCTGTAGAGCCACCTCGGCCGCTCCCACATACTTTTCAGTGGCCGAAATCTATTCAATATCTGGCACAAGATTTCCTTTGGTAGATGGTGGAATGGTTGCCCAAAACCCATCCATTTGTGCTTTAATAGAAGTGATGAAAGCTTTTGAAGACACAGAAATAAATGATCTTTTCATGGTGTCTTTAGGTACTGGTTTGGCAAAGAAAGCTTATAACTATGATCATTTCAAGAAAAAACTAGCTATCCAGATTGGGCCCTCTTTAGTAGACATCATGACAAGTGCTTCTTCTGAAAGTACAGAGTTCTTTATGGAACAGTTATTCAAATTCAATAGAAAATCAAAAAATTACATCCGATTAGAACCCACAAATTTGTCCAGTGTAGAGTCATCAATGGATGCCGCTTCTCAAAACAACATTCAAAAACTTATTTCATTAGCGGATAGACTTATGAGTGACAATGAAGACGAGCTGAATCGCATAGTCGATCATTTGATAAAAGATAATTACACAAAGAACAAGAAAAATCCTTGGTCTAAGTTGATGGATAGATTGTAA
- a CDS encoding proline dehydrogenase family protein has product MTQIAEPRKLSFDNTEIAFKSKTNKDLDRAYLLYKVIASNFLVKVGPPIANFALNIGLPIQGIIKSTIFKQFCGGETIEGCTSAINHLGQNNVGTILDYSVEGEDTEAAFDATFKETLRTVVAAKTNKYIPFSVFKPTGLGRFELFEKVNANEPLSESEQAEYDRMYDRCDQICKACYEANVKVLIDAEHSWIQDAIDDIAREMMEKYNKEQPIVYNTYQLYRHDKLASLKADFDYAKTQNFFLGAKIVRGAYMEIERQRAAEKGYPSPIQPTKEATDTDYDAAIHFILDHIDRFGVMAGTHNEASSLLLANELERRGIDHKSDRIFFAQLLGMSDNLTFNLSESNYNVAKYMPYGPIKAVMPYLFRRAQENTSVSGQTGRELSLIIKEKQRRRKASH; this is encoded by the coding sequence ATGACACAGATTGCAGAACCCAGAAAACTTTCTTTTGATAATACAGAAATTGCATTCAAAAGTAAAACCAATAAAGATTTAGATCGTGCTTATTTACTTTACAAAGTAATAGCAAGCAACTTTCTAGTAAAGGTAGGACCTCCTATTGCTAATTTTGCGCTAAATATTGGATTGCCTATTCAGGGAATCATAAAATCTACAATCTTCAAACAATTTTGCGGAGGTGAAACCATCGAAGGCTGCACATCTGCAATCAATCATTTAGGTCAAAATAATGTTGGGACAATCTTAGATTACTCTGTGGAAGGTGAAGATACTGAAGCCGCTTTTGATGCTACTTTTAAAGAAACATTACGTACTGTAGTAGCAGCAAAAACGAATAAATATATTCCTTTTTCAGTTTTCAAACCAACAGGATTAGGTCGCTTCGAATTATTTGAAAAAGTGAATGCAAATGAACCGTTAAGCGAGTCGGAGCAAGCTGAATATGACAGAATGTACGATCGCTGTGATCAGATCTGTAAAGCTTGTTATGAGGCTAATGTTAAGGTACTCATTGATGCTGAACATTCTTGGATTCAAGATGCTATAGACGATATTGCACGTGAGATGATGGAAAAATACAATAAAGAACAACCAATTGTATATAATACCTATCAACTGTATAGACATGACAAGCTAGCTTCTTTAAAAGCAGATTTTGATTATGCCAAAACACAAAACTTCTTCTTAGGCGCCAAAATAGTCCGTGGTGCGTACATGGAAATCGAAAGACAAAGGGCAGCAGAAAAAGGATACCCATCTCCTATTCAACCGACAAAAGAAGCAACGGATACGGACTATGATGCGGCCATACATTTCATCCTTGATCATATTGACCGATTTGGGGTTATGGCTGGGACACATAATGAGGCCAGTAGTCTCTTATTAGCAAACGAGCTAGAAAGACGCGGAATTGATCATAAAAGTGATCGTATCTTCTTTGCTCAATTGTTAGGAATGTCAGACAATTTGACATTCAATCTTTCTGAATCGAACTATAATGTTGCTAAATATATGCCTTATGGACCTATTAAAGCAGTAATGCCTTATTTATTCCGCCGAGCGCAAGAAAATACTTCAGTATCTGGTCAAACTGGGCGAGAACTCAGCTTAATCATCAAAGAAAAACAAAGAAGAAGAAAAGCTAGTCATTAA
- a CDS encoding RNA polymerase sigma factor, producing the protein MGIIKTYFKKQKQQTLKSALEECLQNREQGKAFVYKKYYGYLMAIIIRYVKSDVDAEELTNESFIRIFRRLDSFNHLVEEDVLEKSFRSWIGRISANISIDFLRSKKHMASLDDVDERSVHVPMVYNSSNLEVSDIMKLLDSLPELQRVIFNLYEIEGFSHDEISKKLQIPDSTSRTYLTRAKQKLRVLYLEQNKIGQEFR; encoded by the coding sequence GTGGGTATTATTAAAACATATTTTAAAAAACAAAAGCAACAAACACTTAAAAGTGCACTAGAAGAATGTTTACAAAATCGTGAGCAAGGGAAAGCTTTTGTCTATAAAAAATATTATGGTTACTTGATGGCTATCATTATTCGTTATGTTAAATCTGACGTAGATGCAGAAGAATTGACAAATGAGTCATTTATTAGAATTTTCAGACGGTTGGATTCATTTAATCACTTGGTAGAGGAGGATGTTTTAGAAAAATCTTTTCGATCATGGATTGGTAGGATTTCTGCTAATATTTCGATAGATTTTTTACGTTCAAAAAAGCATATGGCTTCTTTGGACGATGTGGACGAAAGGAGTGTGCATGTACCCATGGTGTATAATTCGAGTAATTTGGAAGTTAGCGATATCATGAAATTATTGGACTCGTTGCCAGAATTGCAACGCGTTATCTTTAATCTATATGAAATTGAAGGATTTTCACATGACGAAATTTCAAAAAAACTGCAGATTCCAGATAGTACTTCTCGGACCTATCTTACCCGAGCAAAGCAAAAGCTACGAGTGCTTTATTTGGAACAAAATAAGATAGGACAAGAATTTAGATAA
- the lysS gene encoding lysine--tRNA ligase, with amino-acid sequence MSTVLSEQEQLRRQALQSLIDLGIDPYPAEEFEINANAADILENYDRDKLNYKNISIAGRIMSRRVMGNASFFEIQDSSGRIQAYIKRDDICPDEDKTMYNIVFKKLLDIGDIVGIKGYVFTTQTEATCVHVEKLTVLAKSLRPLPIVKIADGKTYDAFTDPELRYRMRYVDLVVNPKIKDTFIKRTKLFTAMRNYFNDAGYMEVETPVLQSIPGGAAASPFITHHNALDMPLYLRIANELYLKRLIVGGFDGVYEFSKNFRNEGMDRTHNPEFTAMEIYVAYKDYNWMMKFTEQLLEHCAIAVNGSTKTTFGEHEIDFRAPYKRITMADSIKEFTGFDITGKSEQEIFEAAKGMGIPVNATMGKGKLIDEIFGEKCEGNYIQPTFITDYPKEMSPLTKKHRDNPEITERFELMVCGKEIANAYSELNDPIDQRERFESQMALSARGDDEAMFIDQDFLRALEYGMPPTSGLGIGMDRLIMFLTNNPSIQEVLFFPQMRPEKVITVASTEDYVALGIPEEWVPVLQKMGFHTIPELKDANPNKVFNDLGGMRKKMKLDIAMPTMDEVLAWFA; translated from the coding sequence ATGAGTACTGTATTATCCGAACAGGAACAATTAAGAAGACAAGCGTTGCAATCTCTTATCGATTTGGGTATTGACCCATATCCTGCTGAAGAGTTTGAAATCAATGCAAATGCAGCTGATATATTAGAAAATTACGATAGAGATAAGCTTAACTATAAGAATATAAGCATTGCAGGACGTATCATGAGTCGTCGTGTTATGGGGAATGCCTCATTTTTTGAAATTCAAGATAGTTCTGGACGTATTCAAGCCTATATCAAACGTGATGACATCTGCCCTGATGAAGATAAAACAATGTACAACATTGTCTTTAAAAAATTATTAGACATTGGTGATATCGTTGGAATAAAAGGTTATGTTTTCACAACACAAACCGAAGCAACCTGTGTTCACGTTGAAAAACTCACAGTATTAGCAAAGTCACTACGTCCCCTTCCAATTGTTAAAATTGCTGATGGAAAAACATATGATGCATTTACGGATCCCGAATTACGTTACAGAATGCGTTATGTCGATTTAGTGGTTAATCCAAAAATCAAAGACACCTTCATCAAAAGGACGAAGTTGTTTACAGCCATGCGTAATTATTTTAACGACGCAGGATACATGGAAGTTGAAACTCCGGTATTACAGTCCATACCAGGTGGTGCTGCAGCTAGTCCATTTATAACACATCACAATGCTTTGGATATGCCTTTATATTTGCGTATCGCAAATGAGCTATATCTAAAACGCTTAATTGTGGGTGGTTTTGATGGTGTTTATGAGTTTTCAAAAAACTTCAGAAATGAAGGTATGGACCGCACGCATAATCCAGAATTTACAGCAATGGAAATCTATGTAGCTTATAAAGACTACAACTGGATGATGAAATTCACAGAACAATTGCTAGAACATTGTGCGATTGCTGTAAACGGATCTACAAAAACGACATTTGGCGAACATGAAATAGATTTCCGTGCTCCGTACAAAAGAATCACAATGGCCGATTCGATTAAAGAATTCACGGGTTTTGATATCACTGGGAAATCTGAACAAGAAATCTTCGAAGCAGCTAAAGGAATGGGAATTCCAGTTAATGCAACGATGGGTAAGGGTAAGTTAATTGATGAAATTTTTGGTGAAAAATGTGAAGGAAACTACATACAACCAACATTCATTACCGATTACCCAAAAGAAATGTCGCCGCTGACTAAAAAGCACCGCGATAATCCTGAGATTACAGAACGTTTTGAATTAATGGTTTGTGGTAAAGAAATTGCAAATGCATATTCAGAACTGAATGACCCTATTGATCAACGTGAACGCTTTGAATCGCAAATGGCACTTTCAGCTCGTGGTGACGATGAGGCAATGTTTATCGACCAAGATTTTTTACGCGCATTAGAATATGGTATGCCTCCTACCTCCGGTTTAGGCATCGGAATGGACCGTTTAATTATGTTCTTAACAAATAATCCTTCTATTCAAGAAGTATTATTTTTCCCTCAAATGCGCCCTGAGAAGGTAATAACAGTAGCATCAACAGAAGATTATGTTGCACTGGGTATTCCTGAAGAATGGGTTCCTGTTTTACAAAAAATGGGGTTCCATACTATTCCAGAACTAAAAGATGCTAACCCTAATAAAGTATTCAATGACTTAGGAGGAATGCGGAAAAAAATGAAATTAGATATCGCTATGCCAACAATGGATGAAGTCCTTGCTTGGTTCGCATAA
- a CDS encoding ThuA domain-containing protein, with translation MIGNIFKRVTLLFTIFFVTQLSAQERVLIFSKTTGFRHESIEHGVEVVKHILSSNMMRGDHSEDSRLFTDSILSKYDAIVFLSTTGDILDDSQKAAFVRFIQSGKGFVGIHAASDTEFNWPWYGQLVGGYFSSHPAVQEAKIEVKNRKHLATKHLPKVWFHRDEWYDFKSVKEGLHILMDLDETSYEGGKMGKFHPIAWYHEFDGGRSFYTGLGHTLEAFDSEKFQKHILGGIRYVLKKK, from the coding sequence ATGATAGGCAACATTTTTAAAAGAGTAACACTCTTGTTCACTATTTTCTTTGTCACACAATTGAGTGCGCAGGAAAGAGTCTTGATTTTTTCAAAAACTACTGGATTTAGACATGAAAGTATTGAACATGGCGTCGAAGTGGTAAAACATATTTTATCTTCCAATATGATGCGAGGAGATCATTCTGAAGATAGTCGATTGTTTACAGATTCCATTCTTTCTAAATATGATGCAATCGTTTTTTTAAGTACAACAGGTGATATTCTTGATGATAGTCAAAAAGCTGCATTTGTTCGCTTTATCCAGTCGGGGAAAGGTTTTGTAGGTATTCATGCCGCAAGTGATACAGAATTTAATTGGCCTTGGTATGGGCAACTTGTGGGTGGATATTTCTCATCTCATCCGGCAGTCCAGGAAGCTAAAATAGAAGTTAAAAACCGTAAGCATCTTGCTACAAAGCATTTGCCGAAAGTTTGGTTTCATCGCGACGAATGGTATGATTTTAAATCTGTGAAAGAGGGCCTTCACATTTTAATGGATTTAGATGAAACAAGTTATGAAGGTGGAAAAATGGGTAAATTTCATCCAATTGCTTGGTATCATGAATTTGATGGCGGACGTTCATTTTACACCGGTTTAGGACACACCTTAGAGGCATTTGATAGTGAAAAATTTCAAAAACATATTTTAGGAGGCATTCGATATGTCTTGAAAAAGAAATAG
- a CDS encoding nucleoside recognition domain-containing protein: protein MALNIVWISFFVIAFIVALIKLIFLGDTEIFMKIINGMFDSAKNGAEISLGLVGMMTFWLGIMKVGEKAGMITLFAKAVNPFFSKLFPGIPKNHPANGSIIMNFSANMLGLDNAATPVGLKAMQELQELNPEKETATNAQIMFLVLNTAGIALIPTSVIALRMANGAANPADIFIPALIGTFISFISGMIAVAFFQKINLFKTPILLFLGTFIVLMVGLYFGLNGLPPEKIEIVTGLIGGVLIFSIIILFIVYGAFKKLNVYDAFIDGAKEGFKTSIMIIPFLIAILVAISAFRTTGCMDYLVNAIGSCFEYFGFDTRFVPALPVGLMKTLSGGGARGLMVDVMQAYGADSFQGRLASVIQGSSETTFYVLAVYFGSVGIKNTRHALICGLIADFVGLVAAIILAYIFFG from the coding sequence ATGGCATTAAATATCGTTTGGATCTCGTTTTTTGTTATCGCCTTCATCGTCGCTCTAATTAAACTTATTTTCTTAGGAGATACTGAAATTTTTATGAAAATCATCAATGGAATGTTTGATAGCGCAAAAAATGGTGCAGAAATTTCATTGGGCCTAGTGGGTATGATGACCTTCTGGTTAGGCATTATGAAAGTAGGCGAAAAAGCTGGCATGATTACCTTATTTGCAAAAGCAGTCAATCCATTTTTCAGTAAACTTTTTCCAGGAATTCCCAAAAACCATCCCGCTAACGGTTCTATAATCATGAATTTTTCAGCTAATATGCTTGGATTGGATAATGCTGCCACTCCAGTAGGTCTAAAAGCTATGCAAGAACTACAAGAGTTAAACCCTGAAAAAGAGACGGCAACAAACGCTCAAATCATGTTTTTAGTGCTTAATACTGCCGGAATTGCACTCATACCAACATCGGTAATTGCATTACGAATGGCCAATGGCGCTGCGAATCCTGCAGATATTTTCATTCCAGCTTTGATAGGAACGTTTATCTCCTTTATATCCGGAATGATTGCCGTAGCATTTTTTCAAAAAATCAACTTGTTTAAAACACCTATTTTACTTTTTTTAGGAACCTTTATCGTACTAATGGTGGGATTATATTTCGGGCTAAATGGCCTTCCTCCTGAAAAGATTGAAATAGTAACAGGCTTGATTGGTGGGGTTTTGATTTTCTCCATCATCATCTTATTTATTGTTTACGGAGCATTTAAAAAACTGAATGTTTATGATGCATTTATAGATGGCGCTAAAGAAGGTTTTAAGACTTCAATTATGATTATTCCTTTCCTAATTGCCATATTAGTTGCCATTTCAGCCTTTAGAACCACGGGTTGTATGGACTATCTTGTAAACGCTATTGGCTCATGTTTTGAGTACTTTGGCTTTGACACACGATTTGTTCCAGCACTACCTGTTGGTTTAATGAAGACATTGAGTGGTGGAGGTGCTCGAGGATTAATGGTTGATGTTATGCAAGCGTATGGAGCAGATTCGTTCCAAGGAAGACTTGCTAGTGTTATCCAAGGCTCCTCAGAGACTACTTTTTATGTTTTAGCTGTCTATTTTGGTTCCGTTGGCATCAAGAACACAAGACATGCTCTTATATGTGGGCTGATCGCTGATTTTGTCGGTTTAGTCGCCGCAATTATTTTAGCTTATATATTCTTTGGTTAA